One genomic window of Luteitalea pratensis includes the following:
- a CDS encoding putative Na+/H+ antiporter: MAGPPSHAHFPTPLSDYPPASPDGLLHTLSDRIAQDPANIVATGIFGLAILHTFLAPRVLALAHDIQHRADHDADAAGRPRQPAFLSEILHFVGEVEVVFGLWAVVLLAAATWARGWTLTKHYVNDTVNYTEPLFVVVIMALASTRPIIVLAEWAMGKVATLGRSTPAAWWFATLTIGPLLGSFITEPAAMTICALLLSRQFFDLNPSQRLKYATLGLLFVNVSIGGTLTHFAAPPILMVARPWGWDMWYVMSHFGWRTLLAVFGSALLYYTMFRAELQALATRPAVIDPEVPDADAVASGHGLLVPVPAWIIVVHCLFMAWTVVNSHYPALFIGGFLFFLGFVKATSACQAEVPLKSPLLVGFFLAGLVIHGGLQGWWIAPVLASLSETPLFFGAALLTAFNDNALITYLATLVPNLGEAAKMAVVEGAVTGGGLTVIANAPNPAGQAILGRFFGGAISPLSLAAAALLPTAVAVVCYRLIP, encoded by the coding sequence ATGGCCGGTCCCCCGAGTCACGCGCATTTCCCGACGCCGCTGTCCGACTACCCCCCGGCGTCACCGGACGGCCTGTTGCACACGCTGTCCGATCGCATCGCCCAGGATCCGGCCAATATCGTCGCGACCGGCATCTTCGGCCTCGCCATCCTGCACACCTTCCTGGCGCCGCGCGTCCTCGCGCTCGCGCACGACATCCAGCACCGCGCCGACCATGACGCCGATGCCGCGGGCAGGCCACGGCAACCCGCGTTCCTGTCGGAGATCCTCCATTTCGTCGGCGAGGTGGAGGTGGTCTTCGGCCTGTGGGCGGTGGTGCTGCTCGCCGCGGCTACGTGGGCCCGCGGGTGGACACTCACCAAGCACTACGTCAACGACACGGTCAACTACACCGAGCCCCTGTTCGTCGTTGTCATCATGGCCCTGGCCTCGACGCGGCCGATCATCGTCCTTGCCGAATGGGCGATGGGCAAGGTGGCGACGCTCGGCAGAAGCACGCCAGCGGCCTGGTGGTTCGCGACGCTGACGATCGGCCCGCTGCTCGGCTCGTTCATCACCGAACCGGCGGCGATGACCATCTGCGCGCTGCTGCTCTCGCGGCAGTTCTTCGACCTCAACCCGAGCCAGCGCCTCAAGTACGCCACGCTGGGCCTGCTGTTCGTTAATGTCTCGATCGGCGGCACGCTGACCCATTTCGCCGCACCGCCCATCCTGATGGTCGCGCGCCCGTGGGGATGGGACATGTGGTACGTGATGAGCCATTTCGGCTGGCGCACGCTGCTGGCAGTGTTCGGATCCGCGCTTCTCTACTACACGATGTTCCGCGCCGAACTGCAGGCACTGGCGACGCGTCCGGCGGTGATCGACCCCGAGGTCCCCGACGCCGATGCGGTCGCCAGCGGTCACGGCCTGCTAGTCCCCGTGCCCGCGTGGATCATCGTCGTGCACTGCTTGTTCATGGCGTGGACGGTGGTCAACTCGCACTACCCCGCGCTGTTCATCGGTGGCTTCCTGTTTTTCCTCGGGTTCGTGAAGGCGACCAGCGCCTGCCAGGCCGAAGTCCCGCTCAAATCGCCCTTGCTCGTGGGCTTCTTCCTCGCGGGCCTGGTGATTCACGGCGGCTTGCAGGGCTGGTGGATCGCACCGGTGCTCGCGAGCCTCAGCGAGACGCCGCTCTTCTTCGGCGCGGCGTTGCTGACGGCGTTCAACGACAACGCACTCATCACCTACCTGGCGACGCTCGTGCCGAACCTCGGCGAGGCGGCGAAGATGGCCGTCGTCGAGGGCGCCGTCACGGGCGGCGGCCTGACTGTGATCGCCAATGCGCCCAATCCGGCCGGACAGGCGATTCTCGGGCGATTCTTCGGCGGCGCGATCTCGCCGTTGTCGCTTGCGGCGGCCGCGCTGCTGCCGACGGCAGTGGCGGTGGTGTGTTACCGGCTGATTCCCTAG
- a CDS encoding Gfo/Idh/MocA family protein: MLHPSPSSRATTANGLSYHALLRRSAIVLAMALVLSALVIPASSVRAQAAAPGGPPLRIAIAGLVHGHVRGHMTAMVKRTDVELVGVYEPDAALRQTFAETHTIDAAKMFADLDRLITTARPEALVVYTNTFDHLKVIEIAAKHGVHVMVEKPLAVSTAHARAIEAAAMRGKIHVLVNYETTWYRSHRAIWRLMHEEKTGGRIRKIVAMDGHFGPKEIGTQPEFFDWLSDPVRNGAGALYDFGCYGANIATWLLDNERPIRVTAVTQRNKPAIYPKVDDEATIVMEYTGAQAIVQASWNWPDHRKDLEVYTESAAAWATGGAALRTKLRGQPVADVPVEDWPVDEQNALNYLTAVVRGRLVPSGPTSLQNNVIVSEILDAARESAKTGHAVMLSGK; encoded by the coding sequence ATGCTGCATCCCTCGCCTTCCTCACGCGCGACCACCGCGAATGGCCTGTCGTACCATGCGCTGCTTCGTCGATCGGCCATCGTCCTGGCGATGGCGCTGGTCCTGTCAGCACTGGTGATTCCGGCGTCGTCTGTGCGTGCCCAGGCCGCCGCCCCAGGCGGTCCGCCCCTGCGGATCGCCATCGCCGGCCTCGTGCACGGGCACGTGCGCGGTCACATGACCGCGATGGTCAAGCGCACGGACGTCGAACTGGTCGGGGTGTACGAGCCGGACGCGGCGCTGCGCCAGACGTTTGCCGAGACACACACGATCGACGCGGCGAAGATGTTCGCCGACCTGGACCGGCTGATCACGACGGCCCGGCCCGAGGCGCTCGTCGTCTACACCAACACCTTCGATCACCTGAAGGTCATCGAGATTGCCGCGAAGCATGGCGTGCACGTGATGGTCGAGAAGCCGCTGGCGGTGTCGACGGCACATGCCAGGGCGATCGAGGCCGCCGCCATGCGCGGCAAGATCCACGTGCTGGTCAACTACGAGACGACCTGGTACCGCAGCCACCGCGCGATCTGGAGGCTGATGCACGAGGAGAAGACCGGCGGCCGGATCCGCAAGATCGTGGCGATGGATGGCCACTTCGGACCGAAGGAGATCGGCACCCAGCCCGAGTTCTTCGACTGGCTCTCGGATCCGGTGCGCAATGGCGCGGGGGCGTTGTACGACTTCGGCTGCTACGGCGCCAACATCGCGACGTGGCTGCTCGACAACGAACGGCCGATCCGTGTGACGGCGGTGACCCAGCGCAACAAGCCCGCGATCTACCCCAAGGTGGACGACGAGGCCACGATCGTCATGGAGTACACGGGCGCGCAGGCCATCGTGCAGGCGTCATGGAACTGGCCGGACCATCGCAAGGACCTCGAGGTGTACACCGAGAGCGCCGCGGCGTGGGCGACGGGCGGCGCGGCCTTGCGGACCAAGCTCCGTGGCCAGCCGGTCGCCGACGTGCCGGTGGAGGACTGGCCGGTGGACGAGCAGAACGCGCTGAACTACCTCACGGCCGTCGTGCGCGGGCGCCTCGTGCCGTCGGGCCCGACCTCACTGCAGAACAACGTGATCGTCTCGGAGATTCTCGACGCCGCACGCGAGAGCGCGAAGACGGGACACGCCGTCATGTTGTCGGGTAAGTAG
- a CDS encoding PAS domain-containing hybrid sensor histidine kinase/response regulator: MPKRALGLGAAVLVASATVAGVAIRYAWLVASSPDPAGRTAVVALTAIAVLVVLQVALGWLVYTRVAEREALALSAERAWDEALQRSEQQRRRVIDEVEQVIFQVDGHGRLTFLNRAWQVLTGYAVHDSLGQTFETCVHPDDRAAAQQLYGDLLARRADEAHQELRFLTSEGSICWMAIAARPMIEGGTPQGVAGTITDVTARRHVQQELEGARVAAERASAAKSEFLRSMSHEMRTPLNGVLGLMELLLATRLDPLQARYVAVARASATHLATLITEILDLARIEDGALVLDRALFDLPDLVESSLDVVAAEASRKKLHLSCTVTQDVPTWVIGDPGRLRQVLVSLLANAVKFTERGEVHVHAGAQVDVPARTARLRIEVHDTGIGMTTDLIDRLFLPFTPGDASNTRRHSGTGLGLTICKRLLDAMEGTIEARSEARAGATFTVTLPIEVADAAMVESQREGDVPLRVLAVLQDPADRAEVARLLEGWRFDAGVVADCDEGLEHVRQTTPSRWRFGVVLLDGLAPGAAAFARYLRDLSPAPGVVWITPEDGRVPGEISSVRERIDRPVKGPALFDAIMQAVVGSSPGQGERPPPPAWPRRLRVLVADDHDVNQMVVRDLLQSMGLDVDLVSDGEGAVAAALTTPYDVVLMDCQMPVVDGLEATRRIRLAQEQRRIAHAPWIIALTANATAEDRQACLAAGMNAYLTKPVRGTVLQRTLLRLVGGDAGKTADEEDVPMTPAAAPAASLHEPRLGEAPDAEDILDPADVLLRCNYNADLGAQMLQLFAESLPGELEALEAAAAANDHDRLGRITHKMRGAAATLAAVRLAGAITGIELFLKYGDGGPLPELLAEVRHESALFIGVVPQIVRRLTEGTAPSRQG; the protein is encoded by the coding sequence GTGCCCAAGCGCGCGCTCGGCCTCGGCGCAGCGGTGTTGGTGGCATCGGCGACGGTTGCCGGTGTCGCGATCCGGTATGCCTGGCTGGTGGCCAGTTCCCCGGACCCAGCGGGCCGGACGGCCGTCGTTGCGCTGACCGCGATTGCGGTCCTCGTCGTGCTCCAGGTGGCACTGGGCTGGCTGGTCTACACCCGCGTCGCGGAGCGGGAGGCACTCGCCCTCAGCGCGGAACGTGCCTGGGATGAGGCGCTGCAGCGGAGCGAGCAGCAGCGCCGGCGGGTGATCGACGAGGTCGAGCAGGTCATCTTCCAGGTGGATGGCCACGGCCGACTGACGTTCCTGAATCGCGCCTGGCAGGTCCTCACCGGATACGCCGTCCACGACTCCCTCGGGCAGACCTTCGAGACATGCGTACACCCGGACGACCGCGCCGCGGCACAACAGTTGTACGGTGATCTGCTGGCCCGCCGGGCCGACGAGGCACACCAGGAACTGCGATTCCTGACGAGCGAGGGCTCGATTTGCTGGATGGCCATCGCTGCCCGGCCGATGATCGAGGGAGGCACTCCGCAAGGTGTCGCCGGCACGATCACCGACGTCACCGCGCGCCGGCACGTGCAGCAGGAACTCGAGGGGGCGCGCGTCGCCGCCGAGCGTGCGAGCGCCGCCAAGAGCGAGTTCCTCAGGTCGATGAGCCACGAGATGCGCACGCCACTCAACGGCGTGCTCGGCTTGATGGAACTGCTCCTGGCGACCCGGCTCGATCCGCTGCAGGCGCGGTACGTCGCGGTGGCGCGGGCGTCGGCCACTCATCTCGCCACGCTCATTACCGAGATCCTCGATCTCGCACGCATCGAGGACGGCGCGCTGGTGCTGGATCGTGCCCTGTTCGACTTGCCCGATCTCGTCGAGAGCAGCCTGGACGTCGTCGCGGCGGAGGCGTCGCGCAAGAAGCTGCACCTCTCGTGCACCGTCACGCAGGACGTCCCGACCTGGGTGATCGGCGACCCTGGCCGATTGCGGCAGGTGCTCGTGAGCCTCCTGGCCAACGCCGTGAAGTTCACCGAGCGCGGCGAGGTGCACGTGCACGCAGGCGCGCAGGTCGATGTGCCCGCTCGCACGGCGCGCTTACGCATCGAGGTCCACGACACGGGGATCGGCATGACGACAGACCTGATCGACCGGCTGTTCCTGCCGTTCACGCCAGGGGATGCCTCGAACACGCGCCGGCACAGCGGCACCGGGCTCGGCCTCACCATCTGCAAGCGCCTGTTGGACGCCATGGAAGGCACCATCGAGGCGCGCAGCGAGGCGCGTGCCGGCGCCACCTTCACCGTGACGCTGCCCATCGAGGTCGCGGATGCGGCGATGGTCGAGAGCCAGCGCGAGGGCGACGTCCCGCTGCGAGTGCTGGCGGTGTTGCAGGACCCGGCCGATCGGGCCGAGGTCGCCCGCTTGCTCGAGGGCTGGCGCTTCGACGCCGGTGTCGTGGCCGATTGCGACGAAGGGCTCGAACACGTCCGGCAGACAACGCCCTCGCGCTGGCGCTTCGGCGTGGTGCTGCTCGACGGTCTCGCGCCTGGCGCGGCCGCTTTCGCGCGCTATCTCCGCGACCTCTCGCCCGCGCCCGGGGTCGTGTGGATCACCCCCGAAGATGGCCGTGTGCCGGGCGAGATCTCCAGCGTTCGCGAGCGGATCGACCGCCCCGTCAAGGGCCCCGCCCTGTTTGACGCCATCATGCAGGCGGTCGTCGGATCGTCCCCGGGTCAGGGCGAACGGCCGCCGCCACCGGCGTGGCCGCGACGCCTGCGCGTGCTCGTCGCCGACGACCATGACGTCAACCAGATGGTCGTGCGCGACCTGTTGCAGTCGATGGGGCTCGACGTGGACCTGGTGTCGGACGGCGAAGGAGCCGTGGCCGCCGCACTCACCACGCCGTACGACGTCGTCCTCATGGACTGCCAGATGCCCGTCGTCGATGGCCTCGAAGCCACGCGCCGCATCCGGCTGGCGCAGGAGCAGCGCCGCATTGCGCACGCGCCGTGGATCATCGCGCTCACCGCCAATGCCACCGCCGAGGACCGCCAGGCGTGCCTGGCCGCGGGCATGAACGCGTACCTGACCAAGCCCGTGCGCGGCACGGTGCTGCAGCGGACCCTGCTGCGGCTCGTCGGCGGCGATGCCGGGAAGACGGCCGACGAGGAGGACGTGCCGATGACGCCCGCTGCCGCGCCAGCCGCGTCGCTCCACGAGCCCAGGCTCGGCGAGGCCCCTGATGCCGAGGACATCCTGGACCCGGCCGACGTGCTCTTGCGCTGCAACTACAACGCCGACCTCGGCGCGCAGATGCTGCAGTTGTTTGCCGAGTCGCTGCCGGGGGAACTCGAGGCGCTCGAGGCCGCAGCTGCCGCCAACGACCATGACCGGCTGGGGAGGATTACCCACAAGATGCGCGGCGCGGCGGCGACCCTCGCCGCCGTGCGCCTGGCCGGCGCGATCACCGGCATCGAACTGTTCCTGAAGTACGGTGACGGCGGCCCGTTGCCGGAGCTGCTCGCCGAGGTTCGCCACGAGAGCGCCCTGTTCATCGGCGTCGTCCCGCAGATCGTCCGCCGACTCACGGAAGGCACCGCGCCGTCGCGTCAAGGCTGA